The Filimonas lacunae genomic sequence TTGCCGTTTTCTTTTTCCAGCTGCATAATGGTTGCTTTTCTATTATCGGGCAAAACTACCTGAACTGTGGCAGTTGACTCTGATTCTTTTAGTGTTTTTGTGGTAAAATTGGCTGCTTCCTTGCTGGAAGTGGTCAACTTTTCGCCCAAATTGCCTAAAAGGGTGAGCATTTCGGCGCTTTGACGGGTGGCATATTTTTTTGCCTTAGCATAATTCTTTTCCTGGAAGGCGGTAAAAA encodes the following:
- a CDS encoding nuclear transport factor 2 family protein, whose amino-acid sequence is MMLLLLIRCSPSADSPSEAARLFFTAFQEKNYAKAKKYATRQSAEMLTLLGNLGEKLTTSSKEAANFTTKTLKESESTATVQVVLPDNRKATIMQLEKENGKWKVAFDKSLD